One genomic region from Blastococcus sp. Marseille-P5729 encodes:
- a CDS encoding siderophore-interacting protein: protein MNNPNPYRCFDVRLAARTRLSESFMRLTLRGDDLGQCSATLLDQRVKLVLGAPAQLDQLLVDDWYAAWQRADPRPDIRTYTLSAVRPGDAEVDVDVVLHGTRADGAGPASAYAQDGAIGSRLLLVAADRVRAGHDSAGVAYHPGGARRVLLLADETALPAVANILQARADGVRYELVVEVPHVSDVRALDADRVTWRVRARGESVLDVPPFDISVGDGDVVEEELLWDEAEGAPEGSYLWAAGEAGMIRAVRAAAKRAGFDRSSSSFMGYWRRGVASV, encoded by the coding sequence ATGAACAACCCCAACCCCTACCGTTGCTTCGATGTCCGGCTTGCTGCCCGCACCCGGCTGAGCGAGTCATTCATGCGCCTCACGCTGCGGGGCGACGACCTCGGTCAGTGCAGCGCAACGCTACTGGACCAGCGGGTGAAACTGGTCCTCGGAGCGCCCGCGCAGCTCGACCAGCTGCTGGTCGACGACTGGTATGCGGCGTGGCAGCGGGCGGATCCGCGACCGGACATCCGCACCTACACGCTGTCGGCGGTGCGCCCCGGCGACGCCGAGGTGGACGTCGACGTGGTGCTGCACGGCACCCGGGCGGACGGCGCAGGGCCCGCCTCCGCGTACGCCCAGGATGGCGCGATCGGGTCGCGCCTGCTGCTGGTGGCCGCCGACCGAGTTCGAGCCGGGCACGACTCAGCCGGTGTGGCCTACCACCCCGGCGGCGCGCGCCGGGTTCTGCTGCTCGCGGACGAGACTGCGCTTCCCGCTGTGGCAAACATTCTGCAGGCCCGGGCGGACGGCGTCCGCTACGAGTTGGTCGTCGAGGTGCCGCACGTCAGCGACGTCCGCGCCCTGGATGCCGACCGGGTCACCTGGCGGGTGCGGGCCCGGGGCGAGTCGGTCCTCGACGTGCCGCCGTTCGACATCTCCGTGGGGGATGGCGACGTCGTGGAAGAGGAGCTGCTCTGGGACGAGGCGGAGGGCGCGCCGGAGGGCAGCTATCTGTGGGCAGCAGGCGAGGCGGGCATGATCCGGGCGGTGCGCGCGGCCGCCAAGCGGGCCGGCTTCGACCGCTCCTCGTCGTCCTTCATGGGCTACTGGCGCCGCGGCGTCGCCTCGGTCTAG
- a CDS encoding DUF4229 domain-containing protein, which yields MSEQPEKTTTPPKRQPAASLAAAYFVARLGIFLAILGLFWLVGFRGLPGALAAAIVSIPVSFFLLTGMRERVATRLAERKQAQLSVKEEFRNAGKHAD from the coding sequence GTGAGTGAGCAGCCCGAGAAGACCACAACCCCGCCCAAGCGACAGCCGGCGGCGTCGCTGGCAGCTGCCTACTTCGTAGCGCGCTTGGGCATCTTCCTGGCGATCCTCGGGCTGTTCTGGCTGGTGGGCTTCCGCGGGCTGCCGGGTGCGCTGGCCGCCGCCATCGTGTCCATCCCCGTGTCCTTCTTCTTGCTGACGGGTATGCGCGAGCGGGTCGCGACGCGGCTCGCCGAGCGCAAGCAGGCTCAACTGAGCGTCAAGGAGGAGTTCCGCAACGCCGGCAAGCACGCTGACTAG
- a CDS encoding Lrp/AsnC family transcriptional regulator, whose translation MDEIDRQIIEILRGAGRTSYVALAKEVGLSSPAVHERVGKLEASGVITGYHAAVDPRAIGLDVTALVGVFTQGGHDEGILAELRKMPEIEDCMYVAGDESYFVKIKAPDMLALEHSLLTIGDLPGVTRTRTTIALSTKWEGRAGGQV comes from the coding sequence GTGGACGAGATCGATCGCCAGATCATCGAGATCCTGCGCGGCGCCGGCCGCACCAGCTATGTCGCGCTCGCGAAGGAGGTTGGGTTGTCCTCGCCGGCCGTGCACGAACGAGTCGGCAAGCTCGAGGCTTCGGGGGTGATCACCGGCTATCATGCCGCGGTCGACCCCCGGGCGATCGGGCTGGACGTGACGGCGCTCGTGGGCGTGTTCACCCAGGGCGGTCACGACGAGGGGATCCTCGCCGAGCTGCGCAAGATGCCCGAGATCGAGGACTGCATGTACGTCGCGGGGGATGAGTCCTACTTCGTGAAGATCAAGGCCCCCGACATGCTGGCGCTCGAGCACTCGCTGCTGACCATCGGCGACCTGCCGGGGGTCACCCGCACCCGGACCACGATCGCGCTGTCGACGAAGTGGGAGGGCCGGGCAGGCGGTCAGGTCTAG
- a CDS encoding beta-ketoacyl-ACP synthase III, which translates to MTVRPPGRTPAPEVRVIGSRVLSVGHYQPPRVVTNDELATIVDTSDEWIQRRVGIRERRWADGDDTVYTMATKAAQDALRKAGIAADDVDTIVLASCTVYDRSPNAAARVAAALGMSNQPAAIEINTACSGFTHAVALAQHSIAAGSSRTALVIGVDKLTTVTDMNDRSTCVLTADGAGAIVLTASEDQQVSPVVWGSVPEMGDAVRIERANNDKFAQNGQAVFRWTTVELPKIAKEIMTRAEVDPKDVGVIVLHQANLRIIEPLARKIGAENAIVATDVVESGNTSAASVPLALSKLLEKENVPAGTPILMFAFGGGLSYAGQIVKAP; encoded by the coding sequence ATGACCGTGCGTCCGCCGGGGCGCACCCCAGCGCCGGAGGTTCGCGTGATCGGCAGCCGAGTCCTATCCGTCGGGCACTACCAGCCCCCGCGGGTGGTGACGAACGACGAGCTCGCCACGATCGTCGATACGAGCGACGAGTGGATCCAACGCCGGGTCGGCATCCGCGAGCGTCGCTGGGCCGATGGGGACGACACCGTCTACACCATGGCGACGAAGGCAGCGCAGGATGCGCTGCGCAAGGCCGGCATCGCGGCTGACGACGTCGACACCATCGTCCTCGCGTCGTGCACGGTCTACGACCGTTCACCCAACGCGGCCGCGCGGGTGGCCGCCGCCCTCGGCATGAGCAACCAGCCGGCGGCGATCGAGATCAACACCGCGTGCTCCGGGTTCACGCACGCCGTAGCGCTCGCGCAGCACTCGATCGCGGCGGGTTCGAGCAGGACGGCACTCGTGATCGGAGTCGACAAGCTCACCACCGTCACCGACATGAACGACCGCTCGACCTGCGTTCTCACCGCGGATGGCGCCGGCGCGATAGTGCTCACGGCGTCCGAGGACCAGCAGGTCTCACCCGTCGTCTGGGGATCGGTGCCCGAGATGGGCGACGCGGTGCGGATCGAGCGGGCCAACAACGACAAGTTCGCGCAGAACGGCCAGGCGGTGTTCCGCTGGACCACTGTCGAGCTGCCGAAGATCGCCAAGGAGATCATGACGCGCGCCGAGGTGGATCCGAAGGACGTCGGCGTCATCGTGCTGCACCAGGCGAACCTGCGGATCATCGAGCCGCTGGCCCGCAAGATCGGAGCCGAGAACGCCATCGTCGCCACCGACGTCGTCGAGTCCGGGAACACCTCCGCCGCATCCGTCCCCCTCGCGCTGTCGAAGCTGCTGGAGAAGGAGAACGTGCCGGCCGGTACCCCGATCCTGATGTTCGCCTTCGGTGGTGGCCTGTCGTACGCCGGCCAGATCGTCAAGGCCCCCTAG
- a CDS encoding 1,4-dihydroxy-2-naphthoyl-CoA synthase, with amino-acid sequence MTDNAAASGISEIFDPSSWQEVEGFDFQDITYHRSTGDQEAGSRGVVRIAFNRPEVRNAFRPGTVDELYRALDHARMSTDVGAVLLTGNGPSPRDGGWAFCSGGDQRIRGKDGYKYAEGEQAETIDPGRAGRLHILEVQRLIRTMPKVVICVVNGWAAGGGHSLHAVCDLTLASAEHGKFKQTDADVASFDAGYGSAYLARQVGQKFAREIFFLGAEYSAEQMHRMGAVNKVVPHAELEKVALQWGREITRKSPTAQRMLKFAFNMIDDGLMGQQVFAGEATRLGYMTDEAAEGRDSFLQKRDPDWSPFPYHF; translated from the coding sequence GTGACTGACAACGCGGCCGCGAGCGGCATCTCCGAGATCTTCGACCCGTCGAGCTGGCAGGAGGTCGAGGGCTTCGACTTCCAGGACATCACCTACCACCGCAGCACCGGCGACCAGGAGGCCGGTTCTCGCGGCGTCGTCCGGATCGCGTTCAATCGGCCGGAGGTCCGCAATGCGTTCCGTCCCGGCACGGTCGACGAGCTCTACCGCGCGCTCGATCACGCCCGTATGTCCACCGACGTCGGAGCTGTCCTGCTGACCGGCAACGGCCCGTCGCCCAGGGACGGCGGGTGGGCCTTCTGCTCCGGCGGCGATCAGCGGATCCGCGGCAAGGACGGCTACAAGTACGCCGAGGGCGAGCAGGCCGAGACGATCGACCCGGGCCGGGCCGGCCGGCTTCACATCCTCGAGGTGCAGCGGCTGATCCGCACGATGCCCAAGGTCGTCATCTGCGTCGTCAACGGCTGGGCGGCCGGCGGCGGCCACTCGCTGCACGCGGTCTGCGACCTGACCCTCGCCTCCGCCGAGCACGGGAAGTTCAAGCAGACCGATGCCGACGTCGCCTCGTTCGACGCCGGTTACGGCTCGGCCTATCTCGCTCGCCAGGTCGGGCAGAAGTTCGCTCGCGAGATCTTCTTCCTCGGCGCGGAGTACTCCGCCGAGCAGATGCACCGCATGGGCGCGGTCAACAAGGTCGTGCCGCATGCCGAGCTCGAGAAGGTCGCGCTGCAGTGGGGCCGGGAGATCACCCGCAAGTCGCCGACCGCCCAGCGGATGCTGAAGTTCGCCTTCAACATGATCGACGACGGGCTGATGGGCCAGCAGGTGTTCGCCGGAGAGGCGACCCGCCTCGGATACATGACCGACGAGGCCGCCGAGGGCCGGGACTCCTTCCTGCAGAAGCGCGATCCCGACTGGTCGCCCTTCCCGTACCACTTCTAA
- a CDS encoding HNH endonuclease, whose amino-acid sequence MPEVEINVHVSATTMMDLAAARDGKHATGNGGIQPHARHQDPDAWNHPPDWHPPDAPPGDGPCDEPPSDDPACPPGFDPDYVRRYRHERPESFTPWIEGYGPITSEYLSVLMGDAVLRRVLTDPCTGAPVDLGPRIYSPTAAMRRRVQLRDGTCRFPDCGRSAKRADLDHVQEHRADGSGGHTADWNLIALCPHHHRAKHQTPWSPVLHEDGAITWRNTLIGLTITD is encoded by the coding sequence ATGCCGGAGGTGGAGATCAACGTGCACGTCTCGGCGACCACGATGATGGACCTCGCTGCGGCGCGTGACGGCAAGCACGCCACCGGGAACGGCGGCATCCAGCCGCACGCGCGGCATCAGGACCCCGACGCCTGGAACCACCCGCCCGACTGGCATCCACCCGACGCGCCGCCCGGGGACGGACCGTGCGACGAGCCGCCGAGTGATGACCCGGCGTGCCCGCCGGGCTTCGATCCGGATTATGTGCGCCGGTACCGACACGAGCGTCCAGAGAGCTTCACGCCGTGGATCGAGGGCTACGGCCCGATCACGAGTGAGTATCTGTCAGTGCTGATGGGGGATGCGGTACTGCGGCGGGTGCTTACCGATCCGTGCACCGGGGCGCCGGTCGATCTCGGGCCGCGGATCTACAGCCCGACCGCGGCGATGCGCCGCCGCGTCCAGCTGCGCGATGGGACCTGCCGGTTCCCCGACTGCGGACGCTCCGCCAAGCGAGCCGACCTCGACCACGTCCAGGAGCACCGCGCGGATGGTTCTGGCGGGCACACCGCCGACTGGAATCTGATCGCGCTCTGCCCCCATCACCACCGGGCGAAGCACCAGACCCCTTGGAGTCCGGTGCTGCACGAGGACGGCGCGATCACCTGGCGCAACACCCTGATCGGGCTCACGATCACTGACTAG
- the menD gene encoding 2-succinyl-5-enolpyruvyl-6-hydroxy-3-cyclohexene-1-carboxylic-acid synthase: MSAVGLARATIRTLLLAGVREFVLCPGSRNTPLSLELAEAESRGLLRLHVRIDERTAAFLALGLAKGSGVPAAVVSTSGTAVANFHPAVVEASMSHTPIAVVTANRPLSMLGTGANQTIPQVGIFGDATRATVHVADERPDTWQGALHKAVYAMGGSPVGQGPVQIDLGFSPPLVPTDPDFITPVQRDEPHLGIVAEAPIALVALPPRSLVVVAECAAELAESAVRTAVSAGFPVHIEAGTSLTAANEACLRAGAFLLRSDLIREWRPEHLLVVGRPTLSRPIPALVQSGDLEVTIVSDDPSITNPMQTGLPPARASKVEITGLVDADFARAWERADIAAAEVIDAQTREVFDAGAAVAVVAESRPDVLVVASSNPVRDLDERAVRRSQRVVANRGAAGIDGLVSTAVGVALAVAPARTTALLGDLAFLHDANGLVIGPSEPRPDLTVVVVNNDGGAIFASLEQGAPEYAEHFERVFGTPHGADLEALCAATSTPYQRCGDAGALADALAAAADGIRVIEVPVSREQERERRQDLARRVLAAVETSLATES; the protein is encoded by the coding sequence GTGAGCGCGGTGGGCCTGGCCAGGGCGACTATCCGCACCCTGCTGCTCGCCGGCGTGCGCGAGTTCGTGCTCTGCCCGGGATCGCGGAACACCCCGCTGTCGCTCGAGCTGGCCGAGGCCGAGAGCCGGGGACTGCTACGGCTGCACGTCCGGATCGACGAGCGGACGGCGGCGTTCCTCGCGCTGGGGCTCGCCAAGGGCAGCGGCGTCCCTGCCGCGGTCGTGTCGACGTCCGGCACGGCGGTCGCCAACTTTCACCCTGCGGTGGTCGAAGCCTCGATGTCCCACACGCCGATCGCCGTGGTCACGGCAAACCGGCCGTTGTCAATGCTCGGCACGGGAGCGAACCAGACCATTCCGCAGGTGGGGATCTTCGGTGACGCGACCCGCGCGACGGTGCACGTCGCCGACGAGCGCCCCGACACCTGGCAGGGGGCGTTGCACAAGGCGGTGTATGCGATGGGCGGCTCGCCGGTAGGCCAGGGACCCGTGCAGATCGACCTCGGCTTCAGCCCGCCGCTCGTGCCCACCGACCCGGACTTCATCACTCCGGTCCAGCGGGACGAGCCGCACCTGGGGATCGTCGCCGAGGCTCCGATCGCACTTGTCGCCCTCCCACCACGCTCGCTGGTGGTCGTGGCCGAGTGCGCCGCAGAGCTCGCTGAATCCGCAGTGCGGACTGCCGTCAGTGCGGGATTCCCCGTACACATCGAAGCCGGCACCTCGTTGACGGCGGCCAATGAGGCCTGTCTGCGCGCCGGCGCCTTCCTGCTGAGGTCCGACCTGATCCGCGAATGGCGCCCCGAGCATCTGCTCGTGGTCGGGCGGCCAACGCTCAGCAGGCCGATCCCGGCGCTGGTGCAGTCCGGCGACCTCGAGGTCACCATCGTCAGCGATGACCCGAGCATAACCAACCCGATGCAGACCGGGCTCCCGCCGGCCCGGGCGTCGAAAGTCGAGATCACCGGTCTGGTGGACGCCGATTTCGCGCGAGCCTGGGAGCGTGCCGATATCGCCGCCGCCGAGGTGATCGACGCGCAGACGCGGGAGGTCTTCGACGCCGGAGCCGCCGTCGCCGTGGTCGCCGAGTCACGACCTGACGTGCTCGTCGTCGCGTCGTCCAACCCGGTGCGAGACCTCGACGAGCGCGCCGTCCGCAGATCGCAACGGGTGGTCGCGAACCGTGGCGCAGCCGGGATCGACGGCCTGGTGTCGACCGCCGTCGGCGTGGCGCTGGCGGTTGCACCGGCACGGACGACCGCACTGCTGGGGGACCTCGCCTTCCTGCACGACGCCAACGGGCTGGTAATCGGCCCTTCAGAGCCTCGCCCGGATCTCACCGTCGTCGTCGTGAACAACGACGGCGGCGCGATCTTCGCCAGTCTCGAGCAGGGGGCGCCAGAGTACGCAGAGCACTTCGAGCGGGTCTTCGGAACTCCTCATGGCGCCGATCTCGAGGCGCTCTGTGCGGCTACATCGACGCCATACCAGCGATGCGGTGACGCTGGGGCGCTAGCCGATGCCCTCGCTGCGGCCGCGGACGGAATCCGGGTGATCGAGGTTCCGGTGTCGCGCGAGCAAGAGAGAGAGCGTCGACAGGACCTCGCTCGCCGTGTCCTCGCGGCCGTCGAGACCAGCCTCGCGACCGAGTCTTGA
- the menE gene encoding o-succinylbenzoate--CoA ligase, protein MPRRITPLPVSAPPTSEQIAALAAVLHAPSDCLLPVPDDAEGERVTAAARPREPLPEYARDAVLAVATTGSTGAPKLVLHSRRTLLASIKSMHARIGGPGQWLLCLGIHHIAGIQVALRSVVARSTPVVCPAGGAGFADDFTAAAQRLSGERRYVSLVPAQLQRLLDADSAHPTLRRFDAILLGGAAADPGLLARAQEAGAKVVTTYGSSETGGGCVYDGAPLDGVAIDITGDGVVRLAGPMVALGYRDRVDPDPFTARPDGVRSFTTSDLGEVDDGRLRVTGRADDVINTGGKKVSPLRVEHALRALPAIADAIVIGVPDQQWGQRIVALVRTSGGIGVELADLRQALGDDLATHELPREIQVVADLPYRGIGKPDRAAALRLAGGT, encoded by the coding sequence ATGCCGCGCCGGATCACGCCCCTGCCGGTGTCTGCGCCGCCGACGTCCGAGCAGATCGCCGCACTCGCCGCCGTCCTGCACGCTCCGTCGGACTGTCTGCTGCCAGTCCCGGACGACGCTGAGGGCGAGCGGGTCACCGCGGCCGCCCGACCACGGGAGCCGCTGCCGGAGTACGCGCGAGACGCCGTCCTCGCCGTCGCGACCACCGGGTCGACCGGCGCGCCGAAGCTGGTGCTGCACTCCCGCCGGACTCTGCTCGCCTCGATCAAGTCGATGCACGCCCGGATCGGCGGCCCCGGCCAGTGGTTGCTGTGCCTGGGGATCCACCACATCGCCGGCATCCAGGTGGCGCTGCGCTCCGTAGTCGCGCGCAGCACTCCGGTCGTCTGCCCGGCGGGAGGTGCGGGCTTCGCCGATGACTTCACCGCCGCCGCGCAGCGCCTCTCCGGGGAGCGCCGCTATGTATCCCTGGTCCCGGCTCAGCTGCAGCGACTGCTCGACGCGGACTCCGCCCACCCCACGTTGCGCCGGTTCGATGCGATCCTGCTGGGCGGCGCGGCGGCCGACCCCGGCCTGCTCGCGCGGGCCCAGGAGGCCGGCGCGAAGGTGGTCACGACGTACGGCTCGAGCGAGACCGGCGGTGGATGCGTGTACGACGGCGCGCCTCTTGACGGCGTCGCCATCGACATCACCGGGGACGGCGTGGTCCGGCTGGCCGGCCCGATGGTGGCGCTGGGCTACCGCGACCGGGTGGACCCCGACCCCTTCACGGCCAGGCCGGACGGCGTCCGCTCGTTCACCACCTCCGACCTCGGCGAGGTCGACGACGGCCGCCTGAGGGTGACCGGACGGGCGGACGACGTCATCAACACCGGCGGGAAGAAGGTCAGCCCGCTGCGTGTCGAGCACGCCCTGCGCGCACTGCCGGCGATCGCCGACGCGATCGTGATCGGCGTCCCGGACCAGCAGTGGGGCCAGCGGATCGTCGCCCTCGTGCGGACCTCGGGCGGCATCGGCGTGGAGCTGGCGGACCTGCGCCAGGCGCTCGGAGACGACCTCGCGACCCACGAGCTCCCCCGCGAGATCCAGGTGGTGGCCGACCTGCCCTACCGCGGCATCGGCAAGCCAGACCGCGCGGCCGCGCTGCGGCTGGCCGGCGGGACCTAG
- a CDS encoding DUF222 domain-containing protein: MEDPTNPRSAASFTVEWTQSDLPLFHTGLDLDDIPQVADRDGAGHDGDGPGCAPAGIAGSFEILARRLEQLRADVLDPDQVGDGDPRSGFAAAVAAVDALDRLSSMAAALADEAITAAYARSDEHLVDPDAVPGAPRPHLDRDGRLTDSGDCWFDRFALTALGIGPALRIGSERAKSRVWDARQIARLAPHVHARRLAGDWGPWHGHVFVDLLTHLDDAQITAADAAIASVPGWISVRVLRARIERWLRAKGLPRTGAQEQAEAEGHEARRVVLGETDLFGMATLSGYLPALAAAGIDRLLSDLAGTAPEGDPRSLAQRRADAFLAGFTGPAALNPALAEQLGYAPAEVADPRYAGTAADPAQQAVAQEAWQTLRLIGASLGSPSPRCRRWRSTCTSRRPR, from the coding sequence ATGGAAGATCCGACGAACCCTCGAAGCGCCGCTAGCTTCACGGTGGAGTGGACCCAGTCGGATCTGCCGTTGTTCCACACGGGTCTGGACCTGGACGACATCCCCCAGGTCGCGGACCGAGACGGTGCCGGTCACGATGGCGACGGCCCGGGCTGCGCTCCTGCAGGGATCGCAGGATCGTTCGAGATCCTGGCCCGCCGCCTTGAGCAGCTGCGCGCCGACGTACTGGATCCGGACCAGGTCGGCGATGGCGATCCACGATCGGGATTCGCTGCCGCGGTGGCGGCCGTGGACGCGTTGGATCGTCTCTCGTCGATGGCGGCTGCGCTGGCGGATGAGGCGATCACCGCGGCGTATGCCCGTAGCGATGAGCATCTGGTCGATCCGGACGCGGTCCCGGGCGCACCGCGTCCGCATCTGGATCGCGATGGACGGTTGACCGACAGTGGTGATTGCTGGTTCGACCGGTTCGCTTTGACCGCTCTCGGGATCGGCCCGGCACTGCGGATCGGCTCTGAGCGGGCGAAGAGCCGGGTGTGGGATGCGCGGCAGATCGCGCGCCTCGCGCCGCACGTGCACGCCCGCAGACTCGCCGGCGACTGGGGGCCGTGGCATGGTCACGTGTTCGTCGACCTGCTCACGCACCTCGACGATGCACAGATCACGGCGGCGGACGCCGCGATCGCCAGCGTGCCGGGGTGGATCAGTGTCCGCGTGCTGCGGGCTCGGATCGAGCGTTGGCTGCGGGCGAAGGGCCTGCCCCGAACGGGGGCGCAGGAGCAGGCCGAGGCCGAGGGGCACGAGGCGCGACGTGTCGTGCTCGGCGAGACGGACCTGTTCGGGATGGCGACCCTGAGCGGTTATCTTCCGGCGCTGGCCGCCGCGGGGATTGATCGGCTGCTGAGCGACCTGGCCGGCACCGCGCCGGAGGGAGATCCGCGGAGCCTCGCGCAGCGGCGGGCTGATGCTTTCCTGGCGGGCTTCACCGGACCGGCGGCCCTGAATCCCGCGCTAGCCGAGCAGCTCGGCTACGCGCCCGCTGAGGTAGCCGACCCGCGGTATGCCGGTACTGCAGCGGATCCGGCTCAGCAGGCCGTGGCGCAGGAGGCGTGGCAGACGCTGCGGCTGATCGGCGCCAGTCTGGGATCACCTTCGCCAAGATGCCGGAGGTGGAGATCAACGTGCACGTCTCGGCGACCACGATGA
- a CDS encoding acyl-CoA thioesterase II, with amino-acid sequence MDQPKEDAVSSTEPNPAAAWDPTVDLNDLLEAFTLERIDPDCYRANYVVDDPKPLYGGQVVAQCLIAACRTVDDDRLPHSLHGYFLRGGAAQEPVLLHVSRDFDGRSFASRRVVAKQDGKVVFSCTMSFARQSDGPDHQTAESPGWDVERLHEFPSGRLQSMQMRALVPFELGQRLPRKFAARFTADLGDDPVLHLASLAYLSDTSSGLAEIQGKDVGYLSSIDHSVWLHQIPDMTQWHLVELEPRCTGAGRGLFTGGIFDQAGRLIASTAQESLFRYRRQ; translated from the coding sequence ATGGACCAACCGAAGGAGGACGCCGTGAGCTCGACCGAGCCCAACCCGGCAGCGGCCTGGGATCCCACGGTCGACCTGAATGACCTGCTCGAGGCATTCACTCTCGAGCGCATCGACCCCGATTGCTATCGCGCCAACTACGTCGTCGACGACCCGAAGCCGCTCTACGGCGGCCAGGTGGTGGCCCAGTGCCTGATCGCGGCCTGCCGCACCGTGGACGACGACCGGCTGCCGCACTCCCTGCACGGGTACTTCCTGCGCGGCGGTGCGGCGCAGGAGCCGGTGCTACTGCATGTCTCCCGCGACTTCGACGGCCGGTCGTTCGCGTCCCGACGGGTGGTGGCCAAGCAGGACGGCAAGGTGGTCTTCTCGTGCACGATGTCGTTCGCGAGGCAGTCCGACGGGCCAGATCACCAGACGGCCGAGTCCCCCGGCTGGGACGTCGAGCGGCTGCACGAGTTTCCGTCCGGGCGGCTGCAGTCGATGCAGATGCGGGCGCTGGTGCCCTTCGAGCTCGGCCAGCGGCTGCCACGAAAGTTCGCGGCGCGGTTCACCGCCGATCTCGGCGACGATCCGGTCCTGCACCTGGCCTCGCTCGCCTACCTGTCCGACACCAGCTCCGGTCTGGCCGAGATCCAGGGCAAGGACGTCGGGTATCTATCGAGCATCGATCACTCGGTCTGGCTGCACCAGATACCTGACATGACCCAGTGGCATCTGGTCGAGCTGGAGCCGCGGTGCACCGGCGCGGGGCGGGGGCTGTTCACCGGCGGCATCTTCGACCAGGCCGGGCGGCTGATCGCCAGCACCGCGCAGGAGTCGCTGTTCCGGTACCGGCGGCAGTGA
- a CDS encoding o-succinylbenzoate synthase, with protein sequence MLPDPAGMVVYAIPMRTRFRGITVREGALWQGEAGWVECSPFLDYDARQSAPWLRSALAAAAEPFPEPVRGSIPVNCTVPAVGPARAAEIVAASGGCRTAKVKVAEPGQSLREDCDRVAAVRDALGPDGRVRIDANAGWDVDTAVDAIGAIDAAAGGLEYVEQPCASVDDLASVRRRVSVPIAADESIRRAEDPLLVQQRQAADVAVVKVQPLGGVRATLQLAERLTLPLVVSSALETSVGLAMSVAVAAALPELPYACGINTVRLLTEDACADPLVATDGAIAVPWGRPVPDRIARITADEETRARWIARLQAIEAVLT encoded by the coding sequence ATGCTCCCCGACCCGGCCGGCATGGTGGTCTACGCCATCCCGATGCGCACCCGCTTCCGTGGGATCACCGTCCGCGAAGGGGCGCTGTGGCAGGGCGAGGCCGGTTGGGTGGAGTGCTCGCCATTTCTGGATTACGACGCGCGGCAGTCCGCGCCGTGGCTGCGTTCGGCGCTGGCCGCTGCGGCCGAGCCCTTCCCGGAGCCGGTACGGGGGTCGATTCCGGTGAACTGCACGGTGCCCGCCGTCGGACCTGCGCGGGCGGCCGAGATCGTGGCGGCGTCCGGCGGGTGCCGGACGGCGAAGGTGAAGGTCGCCGAGCCCGGTCAGTCGCTGCGCGAGGACTGCGACCGCGTGGCCGCCGTCCGCGATGCCCTCGGTCCCGATGGACGGGTGCGCATCGACGCGAACGCCGGGTGGGATGTCGACACCGCGGTCGATGCGATCGGCGCGATCGACGCCGCGGCGGGCGGGCTGGAGTACGTCGAACAGCCGTGCGCGTCGGTCGACGACCTCGCCTCGGTGCGGCGCCGGGTGTCGGTGCCGATCGCCGCGGACGAGTCGATCCGCCGGGCCGAGGACCCACTGCTGGTGCAGCAAAGGCAGGCCGCGGACGTCGCCGTCGTCAAGGTGCAGCCGCTGGGCGGCGTCCGCGCGACCCTCCAGCTGGCCGAGCGGCTGACACTGCCGTTGGTCGTATCGTCGGCGCTGGAGACATCCGTCGGGCTGGCGATGTCGGTCGCGGTGGCGGCAGCACTGCCCGAGCTGCCGTACGCCTGCGGGATCAACACCGTGCGGCTGCTGACCGAGGACGCGTGCGCGGACCCGCTCGTCGCGACCGACGGCGCGATCGCCGTGCCGTGGGGCCGTCCCGTGCCCGACCGGATAGCTCGGATTACGGCGGACGAGGAGACGCGGGCCCGCTGGATTGCCCGCCTGCAGGCGATCGAGGCGGTCCTGACGTGA